One window of the Mycobacterium xenopi genome contains the following:
- a CDS encoding PaaI family thioesterase: MHPLPDSALPPDFTAPFDNEIGLTFTELSPDGARAQLEIQPKLLQPMGIVHGGVYCSMIESLASVSAWAWLNAHGGGSVVGVNNNTDFLRAIRAGTVYGTATPVHRGRLQQLWLVTITDADERPVARGQVRLQNLHAEPGS; encoded by the coding sequence GTGCACCCGCTGCCCGACTCGGCGCTGCCGCCGGATTTCACTGCCCCGTTCGACAACGAGATCGGGCTGACTTTCACTGAATTGAGTCCCGATGGCGCGCGAGCCCAGCTGGAGATTCAGCCGAAACTGTTGCAGCCCATGGGAATCGTGCACGGCGGCGTCTACTGCTCGATGATCGAAAGCTTGGCCAGCGTGTCCGCATGGGCCTGGCTTAACGCGCACGGCGGCGGCTCGGTCGTGGGTGTCAATAACAACACCGACTTCCTGCGCGCCATCCGCGCGGGAACCGTGTACGGCACCGCCACTCCGGTGCACCGCGGCCGACTTCAGCAGCTGTGGCTGGTCACGATCACCGACGCCGACGAGAGGCCAGTTGCCCGCGGCCAGGTTCGCCTGCAGAACCTCCACGCTGAACCGGGCAGCTAG
- a CDS encoding iron reductase, protein MPVLNDDPLIAGMAIDCPLPLHDSSRRLRGLYPACPRVYGVAVLADVCRRRWWPLASALTTDRLQVMFDNAAADMDRRAAARQLADTLVHTVIGRVVALVVLEGRAWDPGLENLWVHVDAEGTIDWVAVVDPTLRGLADDTELREPVVRLPSESALAVWVAHRCHRTLAPLFAKLHAVSAAAIPLATMWQLVGSAVVTAATQVPQLAGTCELTGMRRGQAVLEALVDFGLPVRGPSFRRRRSQPSLSLAKLGQPCLC, encoded by the coding sequence GTGCCTGTGCTAAACGACGATCCGCTGATCGCCGGGATGGCCATCGACTGCCCGCTGCCACTGCATGACTCAAGCCGGCGGCTTCGCGGCCTGTACCCAGCGTGCCCGCGGGTCTACGGCGTCGCGGTCCTGGCCGACGTCTGCCGGCGTCGATGGTGGCCGCTGGCGTCCGCGCTGACCACCGACCGGCTGCAGGTGATGTTCGACAATGCCGCCGCCGACATGGACCGTCGTGCCGCAGCCCGGCAGCTGGCAGACACCCTGGTCCACACGGTGATCGGACGAGTGGTGGCCCTGGTGGTCCTGGAAGGACGGGCCTGGGACCCCGGCTTGGAGAACCTATGGGTCCATGTCGACGCCGAGGGCACGATCGACTGGGTCGCGGTCGTCGACCCCACGCTGCGCGGGCTGGCTGACGACACGGAATTGCGGGAGCCGGTGGTGCGGCTGCCCAGCGAATCCGCGCTCGCCGTATGGGTAGCACACCGCTGCCATCGCACCCTGGCGCCGTTGTTCGCCAAACTGCACGCGGTCAGCGCGGCGGCGATCCCGCTGGCGACAATGTGGCAGCTGGTCGGGTCGGCGGTGGTCACGGCTGCCACACAAGTGCCGCAGCTGGCGGGCACCTGCGAGCTCACCGGCATGCGGCGGGGTCAGGCAGTGCTCGAGGCGCTGGTCGACTTCGGTCTGCCGGTGCGAGGCCCCTCGTTTCGGCGCCGGCGCTCGCAGCCTTCGTTAAGCCTTGCCAAATTAGGGCAGCCTTGCCTATGCTGA
- a CDS encoding BlaI/MecI/CopY family transcriptional regulator gives MAKLTRLGDLERAVMDHLWSEPEPQTVRQVHEALSAHRDLAYTTVMTVLQRLAKKNLVSQIRDDRAHRYAPMHSRDELVAGLMVDALDQAADSGSRQAALVHFVERVGADEADALRRALDELEAGHRKTPPASAGPEG, from the coding sequence ATGGCCAAGCTGACGCGTCTGGGGGATCTGGAGCGTGCCGTGATGGACCACCTATGGTCTGAGCCCGAGCCCCAAACAGTCCGCCAGGTCCACGAGGCGTTGTCGGCGCATCGCGATCTGGCCTACACCACCGTGATGACGGTGTTGCAACGGTTGGCCAAGAAGAATCTGGTCTCCCAGATCCGCGACGACCGGGCGCATCGGTACGCGCCCATGCACAGCCGTGACGAGCTGGTCGCCGGGCTCATGGTCGACGCGCTGGATCAGGCGGCGGACTCGGGCAGCCGGCAGGCTGCGTTAGTGCATTTCGTGGAGCGGGTCGGCGCTGACGAAGCCGACGCGCTTCGGCGTGCGCTCGACGAATTGGAAGCCGGCCACCGCAAAACCCCACCTGCTAGCGCGGGGCCGGAGGGCTGA
- a CDS encoding M56 family metallopeptidase, giving the protein MSALAFTILAALLVGPVPALLARANWPLRAPRATVVLWQAIALAAVLSAFSAGIAIASRLLMPGPDGRPTASVVGGIGRLGWPLWTLYVGVFTLTVLVGARLAIAVLRVAIGTRRRRAHHRMLVDLLGVAGHGVPARVGARARDLRILGVAQPLAYCLPGVRSRVVLSEGTLATLTDAEVAAILSHERAHLRARHDLVLEGFTAVHAAFPRLVRSAGALDAVQLLVELLADDAAVRTAGRTPLARALVACASGQTPSAALAAGGPSTVLRVRRLSGRGNSRALAAAVYAAAAAVLVVPTVALAIPWLIELQRLFIA; this is encoded by the coding sequence GTGTCCGCGCTGGCCTTCACCATTCTCGCGGCGCTGCTGGTCGGCCCGGTACCGGCCCTGTTGGCGCGTGCCAACTGGCCGCTGCGGGCTCCGCGGGCCACGGTCGTGTTGTGGCAAGCGATCGCGCTGGCCGCGGTGCTTTCGGCGTTCAGTGCTGGTATCGCGATTGCCAGCCGACTGTTGATGCCCGGCCCTGACGGGCGGCCGACTGCCAGCGTCGTCGGCGGTATCGGGCGGCTCGGCTGGCCGTTGTGGACGCTGTACGTCGGCGTGTTCACCCTCACCGTACTGGTCGGCGCGCGACTGGCAATCGCGGTGCTGCGGGTAGCGATCGGCACCCGGCGGCGGCGTGCTCACCACCGCATGCTGGTCGACCTGCTCGGCGTCGCCGGCCACGGGGTGCCCGCCCGGGTCGGCGCGAGGGCCCGCGACCTGCGCATCCTCGGGGTGGCGCAACCGCTCGCTTACTGTCTGCCCGGTGTACGCAGCCGCGTGGTGCTCAGCGAAGGCACGCTGGCCACCCTCACCGACGCCGAGGTCGCGGCCATTCTCAGCCACGAGCGCGCACACCTGCGGGCCCGCCACGACCTGGTTCTCGAGGGATTCACCGCGGTGCACGCCGCGTTTCCCCGGCTTGTGCGCAGCGCCGGGGCACTCGATGCCGTGCAGCTGCTTGTCGAGCTGCTCGCTGACGACGCGGCGGTGCGCACCGCAGGACGCACTCCCCTGGCCCGTGCGCTGGTAGCCTGCGCGTCCGGTCAGACGCCGTCGGCGGCGCTGGCCGCCGGCGGTCCCAGCACCGTGCTGCGCGTGCGCCGGCTCTCGGGGCGGGGTAACAGTCGCGCGCTGGCCGCGGCGGTCTACGCGGCCGCGGCGGCGGTGCTGGTGGTGCCCACGGTCGCGTTGGCGATCCCGTGGCTGATCGAGCTGCAGCGGCTGTTCATCGCCTAG
- the gndA gene encoding NADP-dependent phosphogluconate dehydrogenase — MSSSRSTAATVGTAQIGVTGLAVMGSNVARNFARHGYTVAVHNRTVAKTDALLKDHGAEGNFVRSETIPEFLAALEKPRRVLIMVKAGEPTDAVINELADAMEPGDIIIDGGNALYTDTIRREKAMAERGLHFVGAGISGGEEGALNGPSIMPGGPPESYKSLGPLLEEISAHVDGVPCCTHIGPDGSGHFVKMVHNGIEYSDMQLIGEAYQLLRDGLGMTAPQIADVFSEWNTGDLDSYLVEITADVLRQIDAKTGRPLVDVIVDEAEQKGTGRWTVKSALDLGVPVTGIAEAVFARALSGSVAQRKATTGLASGRLGEKPSDPDTFTENVRQALYASKIVAYSQGFNQIQAGSAEYGWDINLGDLATIWRGGCIIRAKFLNRIKEAFDADPNLASLLVAPYFRSAVESAIDSWRRVVSTATQLGIPIPGFSSALSYYDALRTERLPAALTQAQRDFFGAHTYARIDAPGKFHTLWSGDRSEVPA; from the coding sequence ATGAGCTCGTCGCGATCTACCGCCGCTACTGTTGGCACCGCACAGATCGGGGTCACCGGCTTGGCGGTGATGGGATCGAATGTCGCCCGCAACTTCGCGCGCCACGGCTACACGGTCGCAGTGCACAACCGGACCGTCGCCAAAACCGATGCCCTGCTCAAGGATCACGGTGCCGAGGGCAACTTCGTGCGCAGCGAAACGATCCCGGAATTCCTTGCCGCACTGGAAAAGCCGCGGCGAGTGCTGATTATGGTCAAGGCCGGTGAGCCCACCGACGCCGTGATCAATGAACTCGCCGACGCGATGGAGCCCGGCGACATCATCATCGACGGCGGCAACGCGCTCTACACCGACACCATCCGCCGCGAGAAGGCGATGGCCGAGCGCGGGCTGCACTTCGTCGGCGCCGGCATCTCCGGCGGCGAGGAAGGTGCGCTGAACGGCCCGTCGATCATGCCCGGTGGGCCGCCGGAGTCCTACAAGTCGCTGGGGCCGCTGCTTGAGGAGATCTCCGCCCATGTGGACGGGGTGCCGTGCTGCACCCACATCGGCCCCGACGGCTCAGGGCATTTCGTCAAAATGGTGCACAACGGCATCGAGTACTCCGATATGCAGCTCATCGGCGAGGCCTACCAGCTGCTGCGCGACGGGTTGGGGATGACCGCACCGCAGATCGCCGATGTCTTCAGCGAGTGGAACACCGGCGACCTCGACAGCTACCTCGTCGAGATCACCGCAGACGTGCTGCGCCAGATCGACGCCAAGACCGGCCGGCCGCTTGTCGACGTCATCGTCGACGAGGCCGAGCAGAAAGGCACCGGGCGCTGGACCGTCAAGTCGGCCCTGGACCTGGGGGTGCCGGTCACCGGCATCGCCGAAGCGGTGTTCGCCCGCGCGCTGTCGGGATCGGTGGCCCAGCGCAAGGCCACCACTGGGCTGGCGTCGGGCCGGCTCGGCGAAAAACCAAGTGATCCTGACACTTTCACCGAGAACGTCCGCCAGGCTCTCTACGCTTCCAAGATCGTCGCGTATTCGCAGGGCTTCAACCAGATCCAAGCCGGCAGCGCTGAGTACGGCTGGGACATCAATCTGGGCGACCTGGCGACCATCTGGCGCGGCGGCTGCATCATCCGGGCGAAGTTCCTCAACCGGATCAAGGAGGCCTTCGACGCCGACCCCAACTTGGCCAGCCTGCTCGTCGCGCCGTATTTCCGCAGCGCCGTCGAATCGGCGATCGACAGTTGGCGCCGTGTGGTGTCCACCGCCACCCAACTGGGTATCCCGATCCCCGGGTTCTCCTCGGCGCTGTCGTACTACGACGCGTTGCGCACCGAGCGTCTGCCGGCGGCGCTCACGCAGGCCCAGCGAGACTTCTTCGGCGCGCACACCTATGCCCGCATCGACGCCCCGGGGAAGTTCCACACGCTGTGGAGCGGTGACCGCAGCGAGGTACCCGCCTAA
- a CDS encoding GuaB1 family IMP dehydrogenase-related protein, whose amino-acid sequence MRFLDGHRPGYDLTYDDVFIVPNRSDVASRFDVDLSTCDGSGTTIPVVVANMTAVAGRRMAETVARRGGLVILPQDLPITAVEQTVQFVKSRDLVVDTPVMLAPDDSVSDATALIHKRAHGAAVVVFEGRPIGLVTEASCVGVDRFARVRDVATTDFVTAPVGTDPRKVFDLLEHAPIDVAVLTAEDGTLAGVLTRTGALRAGIYTPATDAAGRLRIGAAIGITGDVGAKAQALVDAGVDILVIDTAHGHQVKALDAIKIVSSLELGVPLVAGNVVSAEGTRDLVSAGADIVKVGVGPGAMCTTRMMTGVGRPQFSAVVECACEARKLDRHVWADGGVRHPRDVALALAAGASNVMIGSWFAGTYESPGDLMRDRDDRPYKESYGMASKRAVVARTAGESAFDRARKALFEEGISTSRMGLDPDRGGVEDLIDHITSGVRSTCTYVGASNLTELHERAVIGVQSPAGFAEGHPLPFGW is encoded by the coding sequence ATGAGGTTCCTTGACGGGCACCGACCCGGCTACGACTTGACCTACGACGACGTCTTCATCGTGCCCAACCGCTCCGACGTGGCGTCGCGGTTCGACGTCGATCTGTCCACCTGCGACGGTTCGGGCACCACGATCCCGGTGGTGGTCGCCAACATGACCGCGGTGGCGGGCCGCCGGATGGCCGAGACGGTGGCCCGCCGCGGCGGCCTGGTCATTCTGCCGCAAGATCTTCCGATCACCGCGGTGGAGCAGACGGTGCAATTCGTCAAAAGCCGGGACCTGGTCGTCGACACCCCGGTGATGCTGGCTCCCGACGATTCGGTTTCCGATGCCACCGCGCTGATCCACAAACGCGCCCACGGCGCCGCCGTCGTGGTCTTCGAGGGCCGGCCGATCGGGTTGGTGACCGAGGCGTCGTGCGTCGGTGTGGATCGTTTCGCCCGGGTCCGTGACGTTGCCACCACCGACTTTGTCACCGCGCCGGTGGGCACCGACCCGCGCAAGGTGTTTGACCTGCTAGAGCACGCGCCAATAGACGTGGCGGTGCTGACGGCCGAGGACGGCACCTTGGCTGGGGTGCTGACCCGGACTGGGGCACTGCGAGCCGGTATCTACACGCCAGCCACCGACGCGGCCGGCCGGCTGCGCATCGGGGCGGCGATCGGCATCACCGGCGACGTGGGCGCCAAGGCCCAAGCCCTGGTTGACGCTGGCGTCGACATTCTCGTCATCGACACCGCGCACGGACATCAGGTCAAGGCGTTGGATGCCATCAAGATCGTCTCGTCGCTGGAGTTGGGGGTGCCGCTGGTGGCGGGCAATGTGGTGTCGGCTGAGGGCACTCGGGACCTGGTCAGCGCGGGCGCGGATATCGTCAAGGTCGGCGTTGGCCCCGGCGCGATGTGCACCACCCGGATGATGACCGGCGTCGGACGCCCACAGTTTTCCGCTGTCGTCGAATGTGCTTGTGAGGCAAGGAAACTCGATCGCCACGTGTGGGCCGACGGCGGGGTCCGCCACCCCCGGGATGTGGCGCTGGCGCTGGCGGCCGGTGCGTCGAACGTGATGATCGGCTCGTGGTTTGCCGGCACCTACGAATCGCCCGGCGATCTGATGCGCGACCGCGACGACCGGCCCTACAAGGAGAGCTACGGCATGGCGTCCAAGCGAGCGGTGGTGGCCCGCACCGCCGGCGAGAGCGCGTTCGACCGTGCCCGCAAAGCGTTGTTCGAGGAAGGCATTTCGACGTCGCGGATGGGGCTGGACCCCGACCGCGGCGGAGTCGAGGACCTCATCGACCACATCACGTCCGGGGTGCGCAGCACCTGCACCTATGTCGGGGCGTCGAACCTGACCGAGCTGCACGAGCGGGCGGTGATCGGGGTGCAGTCGCCGGCGGGCTTCGCCGAGGGCCACCCGTTGCCATTCGGCTGGTGA
- a CDS encoding hemolysin family protein, translating to MNAAVTLVSLLAIVALTVGTAMFVAAEFSLTTLERSTVDANARRGARRDKYVQRAHRTLAFQLSGAQLGISITTLITGYLTEPLVAEVPHPELDAIGMPDRLADALTTFVALALVTSLSMVVGELVPKYLAIARPLPTARAVAGPQLLFSLAFKPAIRMTNNTANWILRKLGIEPAQRLRSARSPRELVSLVRTSARSGSLDPVTAALVSRSLQFGTLTAEELMTPRSKIVALQTDNTVADLVAAATETGFSRFPIVDGDLDETVGIVHVKQVFQVAPADRAHTKLTAVAQPVAVVPSTLDGDAVMAQIRANGLQTALVVDEYGGTAGMVTVEDLIEEIVGDVRDEHDDATPDVVAAGNGWRVSGLLRIDEVAAATGYRAPEGEYETIGGLVLQQLGHIPVAGETVELTAFEPDGPSDNSVRWQAKVVRMDGRRIDLLELTELGRRSDGHSQRGR from the coding sequence ATGAACGCCGCCGTTACCCTGGTGAGCCTGCTGGCGATCGTGGCACTCACCGTCGGCACCGCAATGTTCGTGGCGGCCGAGTTCTCGCTGACCACCTTGGAGCGCAGCACGGTCGACGCCAACGCGCGCCGCGGCGCCCGGCGCGACAAGTATGTGCAGCGCGCGCACCGGACACTCGCGTTTCAACTTTCCGGCGCCCAATTGGGTATCTCGATCACCACGCTGATCACCGGCTACCTCACCGAGCCGCTGGTGGCCGAGGTGCCACATCCGGAGCTGGATGCGATCGGTATGCCGGACCGGCTCGCCGATGCCCTCACGACATTCGTTGCGCTGGCGCTCGTCACGTCGTTGTCGATGGTGGTCGGCGAGCTGGTGCCCAAATACCTGGCGATCGCGCGCCCGCTGCCCACCGCGCGCGCGGTCGCGGGACCCCAGCTGCTGTTTTCGCTGGCGTTCAAACCCGCCATCCGGATGACGAACAACACCGCGAACTGGATCCTGCGCAAACTGGGCATCGAACCGGCCCAGCGGCTGCGGTCGGCCCGCTCGCCGCGCGAATTGGTGTCGCTGGTGCGCACGTCGGCGCGCAGCGGGTCGCTGGACCCTGTCACCGCGGCGCTGGTGAGCCGCTCGCTGCAGTTCGGCACGCTGACGGCCGAAGAGCTGATGACGCCGCGGTCGAAGATCGTGGCGCTGCAGACCGACAACACCGTCGCCGACCTGGTGGCCGCCGCCACCGAGACCGGGTTCTCGCGGTTCCCGATCGTCGACGGCGACCTTGACGAGACCGTTGGCATCGTGCACGTCAAACAGGTCTTCCAGGTCGCGCCCGCGGACCGCGCGCACACCAAGCTGACCGCGGTCGCCCAGCCGGTCGCGGTGGTGCCCTCGACCCTGGACGGCGACGCGGTGATGGCCCAGATCCGGGCGAACGGCCTGCAGACCGCGCTGGTCGTCGACGAGTACGGCGGCACCGCCGGGATGGTCACCGTGGAGGATCTGATCGAGGAGATCGTCGGCGATGTGCGCGACGAGCACGACGACGCCACCCCGGATGTGGTCGCGGCGGGCAACGGGTGGCGGGTGTCGGGCCTGCTGCGCATCGACGAGGTAGCCGCGGCCACCGGTTATCGCGCACCCGAAGGCGAATACGAGACGATCGGCGGGTTAGTGCTTCAACAGCTCGGCCACATACCCGTGGCCGGTGAAACGGTCGAACTGACCGCGTTCGAACCCGACGGCCCATCGGACAACTCGGTTCGCTGGCAGGCAAAGGTGGTCCGGATGGACGGCCGCCGCATCGACCTGCTCGAGCTGACCGAACTGGGTCGTCGTAGCGATGGCCACAGCCAGCGAGGCCGCTGA
- a CDS encoding hemolysin family protein yields MRDLVDVLLTVLLVGANAFFVGAEFSLISVRRDRLEALAEQGRASAATVIRAGERLPLMFAGAQFGITVSSILLGRIGEPAVADLLHTPLALLHVSGALLHTVSFVVALAVVVTLHVLLGEMVPKNIAIAGPEKAAMLLVPPYLAYVRAVRPLIGFYNWSATAILRLLRVPPKDELDVTVSTVELSEMIAESVSEGLLDRDEHTRLTRALQIRNRVVADVAVPVRDVRAVRVARAGSGPTVGAVEEAVADTGYSRFPVVDLGGRFIGYLHIKDVLSLGPPELQDPQALIDLSVVRPLPQIPASLPLPEALSRLRRSKSHLALATSDDRKVVAMVALEDLVEDLVGTVRDGTHRV; encoded by the coding sequence ATGCGCGACCTAGTCGACGTGCTGCTGACCGTGCTGCTGGTCGGCGCCAACGCGTTTTTCGTCGGCGCCGAGTTCTCGCTCATCTCGGTGCGACGCGACCGGCTGGAGGCCCTCGCCGAGCAGGGCAGAGCCAGTGCGGCCACGGTGATTCGGGCCGGCGAGCGACTGCCGCTGATGTTCGCCGGAGCCCAATTCGGCATCACGGTGTCCTCGATCCTGCTGGGCCGCATCGGGGAACCCGCGGTCGCCGACCTGTTGCACACCCCATTGGCGTTGCTGCACGTATCGGGTGCGCTGCTGCACACCGTGTCGTTTGTGGTCGCACTGGCGGTTGTGGTGACGCTGCACGTGTTGCTGGGCGAGATGGTGCCCAAGAACATCGCGATCGCCGGCCCGGAGAAGGCCGCGATGTTGCTGGTTCCGCCGTATCTGGCCTACGTGCGGGCGGTGCGCCCGCTGATCGGGTTCTACAACTGGAGTGCCACCGCGATCCTGCGGCTGCTGCGTGTGCCGCCGAAAGACGAGCTCGACGTCACAGTGTCCACGGTTGAGCTCAGCGAGATGATCGCCGAATCGGTGTCGGAGGGGTTGCTGGATCGCGACGAACACACCCGGCTCACCCGGGCGCTGCAAATCCGCAACCGCGTTGTCGCCGACGTCGCCGTCCCGGTCCGTGATGTTCGCGCGGTGCGGGTGGCCCGGGCGGGCTCGGGGCCGACGGTGGGCGCGGTCGAAGAGGCGGTGGCCGACACCGGCTACTCCCGGTTCCCCGTGGTGGATCTTGGCGGCAGGTTCATCGGGTATCTGCACATCAAGGACGTGTTGTCGCTGGGCCCGCCGGAACTGCAAGACCCACAGGCGCTGATCGATCTTTCCGTGGTGCGCCCACTGCCGCAGATTCCGGCGTCACTGCCGCTGCCGGAAGCGCTGTCACGCTTGCGGCGCAGCAAAAGCCATCTGGCGCTGGCAACCTCCGACGATCGGAAAGTCGTCGCGATGGTTGCGCTGGAGGACTTGGTGGAAGACCTGGTCGGCACGGTTCGGGACGGAACGCACCGTGTCTGA
- a CDS encoding 3-methyladenine DNA glycosylase, protein MSELGQPATTLAAREWTARADDYRRRVDEFLAPHDKRRRAGESHPVWDFLFSYYTLRPGRLRCWHPGFGVVLTGQEALRRYRGRCGYTVVGDGVTVSDAYLRSRLDVVRFVAQLLAATAQRPAQLNCFGLHEWAMVYRSAAVRHDRVPLRLSGAAIDTVVESMPLRCTHFDAFRFFTEAARPRNATQLSRVKQTWSEQPGCLHTAMDLYKWCYKLGPLVGSELLFDCLHLAAAAREVDMRASPYDLSGYGYPPIAIEHGAGRAEYVRCQRAIAQRAAPLRAALLAHCDLLLRVANRGSSAACR, encoded by the coding sequence GTGTCTGAGCTTGGCCAGCCCGCCACGACACTTGCCGCGAGGGAGTGGACCGCGCGGGCCGACGACTACCGCCGCCGGGTCGACGAATTCTTGGCCCCACACGACAAGCGCCGTCGCGCCGGCGAGTCGCATCCGGTGTGGGATTTTTTGTTCAGCTACTACACCCTGCGGCCCGGCCGCCTGCGGTGCTGGCATCCCGGCTTCGGCGTGGTGCTCACCGGCCAGGAGGCGCTTCGCCGCTACCGGGGCCGCTGTGGCTACACCGTGGTCGGCGACGGCGTCACCGTCAGTGACGCCTATCTGCGCAGCCGGCTCGATGTTGTGCGGTTCGTCGCCCAGCTGCTGGCTGCGACGGCACAGCGGCCAGCTCAGCTGAACTGCTTCGGGCTGCACGAATGGGCCATGGTGTATCGCAGCGCCGCTGTGCGCCACGATCGTGTGCCGCTACGGCTGTCCGGTGCGGCCATCGACACGGTCGTCGAGTCAATGCCGTTGCGCTGCACGCATTTTGACGCGTTTCGCTTCTTCACGGAGGCGGCGCGGCCCCGCAACGCGACGCAGCTCAGCCGTGTCAAGCAAACCTGGAGCGAGCAACCGGGATGCCTGCACACCGCGATGGATCTGTACAAGTGGTGCTACAAGTTGGGCCCGTTGGTCGGCTCCGAGCTGCTGTTCGACTGCCTGCACCTGGCCGCCGCCGCCCGCGAAGTCGACATGCGGGCCAGCCCGTATGATCTCAGCGGCTACGGATACCCGCCGATCGCCATCGAACACGGCGCCGGGCGCGCCGAGTATGTGCGTTGCCAGCGGGCGATCGCGCAACGCGCTGCCCCGCTGCGCGCCGCGCTGTTAGCCCATTGTGACCTGCTGCTGCGGGTCGCCAACCGCGGTAGTAGCGCTGCTTGTCGGTAG